One segment of Mycobacterium spongiae DNA contains the following:
- a CDS encoding PE family protein, whose amino-acid sequence MSLVIAAPEVIATAATDLAGLGSTISAANAAAAANTTTVLTAGSDEVSAAIAALFSAHAADYQVLSTQVAQFHQQFVQALTSAGGAYAGAEALNASAQSVEQDLLAVINAPTQFLLGRPLIGNGADGAAGTGANGGAGGILFGNGGAGGSGAPGQVGGAGGAAGLIGHGGRGGAGGTGVVGVAGGAGGAGGWLLGDGGVGGFGGVGSVGAGGIGGAGGAAVGLFGHGGVGGLGGSGAAVGGSGGTGGGGGRGGLFYGDGGAGGAGGGGTGAGVGGSGGSAVVIGNGGVGGAGAAGAAGDMGATLGAAGTDGSSGGAGGAGGNGGWLFGAGGTGGAGGFGGDGGAGASGDITLNAGRGGDGGDGGNPGAGGAGGRGGLIGANGAAGQTTSGGNGGTGGNGADATAAGADGGVGGDGGAGGLVGDGGAGGAGGAGASGPDNAGLSVGGRGGDGGTGGAGGAISGDGGLGGRGGHGGAGGDNTGFTSEGGRGGDGGDGGASSTGVGGNGATGGNGGAPGANSLSSRGGGGGSGGDGGFGATAGGNGGTGGLAADGRDDNTTGFSVGGDGGDGGNGGDSDGVAGAAGVAADGGNGGANAAASEGGRGGDGGDGGASTTGVGANGAVGGNGGTAGAGATSSRGGSGGSGGDGGFGATAGGDGGTGGLAADGRDDNTSGVSIGGDGGNGGSGGDSGGVAGAAGAAADGGNGGDNAGITSFGGRGGDGGHGGASTTGAGADGATGGGGGTPGANATSSVGGDGGSGGDGGFGATAGGDGGDGGLAADSRDDNTNGNSDGGAGGDGGNGGASDGVAGAAGAAANGGNGGNNAVNSAGGRGGNGGDGGASTTGAGANGAAGGNGGTAGANSGSSFGGGGGSGGDGGFGATAGGAGGDGGLAADGRNDNTNGSSVGGRGGDGGKGGDSDGTAGAAGAATDGGNGGNNAGSSSEGGRGGDGGDGGASSTAVGGNGAMGGNGGTAGTNSGNSVGGAGGSGGDGGFGATAGGDGGDGGLAADGRDDSTFSSFGGRGGDGGNGGDSDGTAGAAGAATDGGNGGNNAGSSSEGGRGGDGGDGGASATGAGGNGATGGNGGTAGTNSGTSVGGAGGSGGDGGFGATAGGDGGDGGLAADGRDDNTNGSSRGGDGGNGGNGGDSDGTAGAAGAATNGGNGGANADGSVGGRGGDGGDGGASTTGAGANGANGANGGTAGTNSTNSFGGNGGSGGDGGFGATAGGDGGDGGLAADGRDDNTTGTSRGGVGGDGGNGGDSDGTAGAAGAAADGGNGGDNAGITSRGGDGGDGGNGGASTTGAGANGADGGNGGNGGANAGSSSAGGDGGAGGDGGDGNGGEGDDGLDGLPAVGSAGGQGGDGGDGGPAD is encoded by the coding sequence ATGTCTTTGGTGATCGCGGCCCCGGAGGTTATCGCGACAGCGGCAACGGATTTGGCCGGTCTTGGTTCGACGATCAGCGCGGCTAATGCCGCCGCGGCGGCGAACACGACGACGGTGTTGACCGCCGGCAGCGATGAGGTGTCGGCGGCCATCGCGGCCCTGTTTTCCGCGCACGCCGCCGACTATCAGGTACTCAGCACCCAGGTGGCACAGTTTCATCAGCAGTTCGTGCAAGCGCTGACCAGCGCTGGGGGGGCCTATGCGGGTGCTGAGGCGCTCAACGCGTCAGCGCAAAGCGTCGAACAAGACCTGCTCGCGGTCATCAACGCCCCCACCCAATTCTTGTTGGGGCGCCCGCTGATCGGTAACGGCGCCGACGGAGCGGCAGGTACCGGGGCCAACGGGGGGGCCGGTGGGATTTTGTTCGGTAATGGCGGGGCCGGCGGGTCCGGGGCGCCCGGGCAGGTTGGCGGTGCGGGTGGGGCCGCGGGGTTGATCGGCCATGGTGGCCGTGGTGGGGCCGGCGGGACGGGTGTCGTGGGCGTGGCGGGCGGTGCCGGTGGGGCCGGTGGCTGGCTGCTGGGCGATGGTGGTGTCGGTGGGTTCGGGGGCGTGGGCAGCGTCGGTGCCGGTGGGATCGGGGGGGCTGGTGGCGCGGCGGTGGGGTTGTTCGGTCATGGCGGGGTCGGTGGCCTCGGTGGGAGCGGCGCTGCGGTGGGCGGCAGCGGTGGGACCGGTGGGGGTGGTGGCCGCGGCGGGTTGTTCTACGGCGACGGCGGTGCGGGTGGGGCCGGGGGTGGCGGTACTGGCGCGGGTGTCGGCGGTAGCGGCGGGAGCGCGGTGGTGATCGGCAATGGTGGGGTGGGTGGGGCCGGTGCGGCCGGCGCCGCCGGTGATATGGGCGCGACGCTGGGGGCGGCGGGCACCGACGGATCTTCCGGTGGGGCCGGTGGGGCCGGCGGTAACGGTGGGTGGTTGTTCGGTGCTGGTGGTACGGGTGGTGCCGGTGGCTTTGGGGGTGACGGCGGTGCTGGCGCCAGCGGCGACATCACCCTCAATGCTGGTCGCGGCGGTGACGGCGGCGATGGTGGAAACCCCGGTGCTGGTGGGGCCGGTGGGCGTGGCGGTCTTATCGGCGCCAACGGCGCAGCTGGGCAAACGACTAGCGGGGGTAACGGCGGCACCGGCGGCAACGGTGCCGATGCCACGGCCGCCGGCGCCGATGGCGGTGTCGGCGGTGATGGCGGTGCTGGCGGGTTGGTCGGCGATGGTGGGGCCGGCGGAGCCGGCGGGGCTGGCGCCAGCGGCCCGGACAACGCCGGCCTCAGTGTCGGTGGTCGCGGCGGGGACGGCGGTACCGGCGGTGCTGGCGGTGCCATCAGCGGTGACGGCGGCCTCGGCGGTCGCGGCGGCCACGGCGGCGCCGGCGGCGACAACACCGGCTTCACCAGTGAGGGTGGTCGCGGTGGTGACGGCGGTGACGGCGGCGCCAGCAGCACCGGGGTCGGAGGCAACGGCGCGACGGGCGGCAACGGCGGCGCCCCTGGTGCCAACTCCCTCAGCAGTCGGGGCGGTGGCGGCGGGTCTGGTGGTGACGGCGGATTCGGGGCCACCGCCGGCGGCAACGGCGGCACCGGCGGTCTGGCCGCTGACGGCCGCGACGACAACACCACCGGCTTCAGTGTCGGCGGTGACGGCGGCGACGGCGGTAACGGCGGCGACAGCGACGGGGTTGCCGGGGCCGCGGGCGTTGCCGCCGACGGCGGCAACGGCGGCGCCAACGCCGCAGCCAGTGAGGGTGGTCGCGGCGGTGACGGCGGCGACGGCGGCGCCAGCACCACCGGGGTCGGCGCCAACGGCGCGGTGGGCGGCAACGGCGGCACCGCCGGCGCCGGTGCCACCAGCAGTCGCGGCGGTAGCGGCGGGTCTGGCGGTGACGGCGGATTCGGGGCCACCGCCGGCGGTGACGGCGGCACCGGCGGTCTGGCCGCTGACGGCCGCGACGACAACACCAGCGGCGTCAGTATCGGCGGTGACGGCGGTAACGGCGGTAGCGGCGGTGACAGCGGCGGGGTTGCCGGGGCCGCCGGCGCAGCCGCCGACGGCGGCAACGGCGGCGACAACGCCGGAATCACCAGTTTCGGTGGTCGCGGTGGTGACGGCGGTCACGGCGGTGCCAGCACCACCGGGGCCGGCGCCGACGGCGCAACGGGCGGTGGCGGCGGCACCCCCGGCGCCAACGCCACCAGCAGTGTCGGCGGTGACGGCGGGTCTGGCGGTGACGGCGGATTCGGGGCCACCGCCGGCGGCGACGGCGGTGACGGCGGTCTGGCCGCTGACAGCCGCGACGACAACACCAACGGCAACAGTGACGGCGGTGCCGGCGGTGACGGCGGCAACGGCGGCGCCAGCGACGGGGTTGCCGGGGCCGCCGGCGCCGCCGCCAACGGCGGCAACGGCGGCAACAACGCGGTAAACAGCGCGGGTGGTCGCGGCGGTAACGGCGGTGACGGCGGCGCCAGCACTACCGGGGCGGGCGCCAACGGGGCGGCGGGCGGCAACGGCGGCACCGCCGGCGCCAACTCCGGCAGCAGTTTCGGTGGTGGCGGCGGGTCTGGCGGTGACGGCGGATTCGGGGCCACCGCCGGTGGCGCCGGCGGTGACGGCGGTCTGGCCGCTGACGGCCGCAACGACAACACCAACGGCAGCAGTGTCGGCGGTCGCGGCGGTGACGGCGGCAAGGGAGGCGACAGCGACGGGACAGCCGGGGCCGCCGGCGCGGCCACCGACGGCGGCAACGGCGGCAACAACGCCGGCTCAAGCAGTGAAGGTGGTCGCGGCGGTGACGGCGGTGACGGCGGCGCCAGCAGCACCGCGGTCGGTGGCAACGGCGCGATGGGCGGCAACGGCGGCACCGCCGGCACCAACTCCGGCAACAGTGTCGGCGGCGCCGGCGGGTCTGGCGGTGACGGCGGATTCGGGGCCACCGCCGGCGGTGACGGGGGTGACGGCGGTCTGGCCGCTGACGGCCGCGACGACAGCACCTTCTCAAGTTTCGGCGGTCGCGGCGGTGACGGCGGCAACGGCGGCGACAGCGACGGGACGGCCGGGGCCGCCGGCGCGGCCACCGACGGCGGCAACGGCGGCAACAACGCCGGCTCAAGCAGTGAAGGTGGTCGCGGCGGTGACGGCGGTGACGGCGGCGCCAGCGCCACCGGGGCCGGCGGAAACGGCGCGACGGGCGGCAATGGCGGCACCGCCGGCACCAACTCCGGCACCAGTGTCGGCGGCGCCGGCGGGTCTGGCGGTGACGGCGGATTCGGGGCCACCGCCGGCGGTGACGGCGGTGACGGCGGTCTGGCCGCTGACGGCCGCGACGACAACACCAACGGCAGCAGTCGCGGTGGTGACGGCGGCAACGGCGGCAACGGCGGCGACAGCGACGGGACAGCCGGGGCCGCCGGCGCGGCCACCAACGGCGGCAACGGCGGCGCCAACGCCGACGGCAGTGTGGGTGGTCGTGGTGGTGACGGTGGTGACGGCGGTGCCAGCACCACCGGGGCCGGCGCCAACGGCGCCAACGGTGCCAACGGCGGCACCGCCGGCACCAACTCCACCAACAGTTTCGGCGGTAACGGCGGGTCTGGCGGTGATGGCGGATTCGGTGCCACTGCCGGCGGCGACGGCGGTGACGGCGGCCTGGCCGCTGATGGCCGCGACGACAACACCACCGGCACTAGTCGCGGTGGTGTCGGTGGTGACGGTGGTAACGGCGGCGACAGCGACGGGACGGCCGGGGCCGCCGGCGCCGCCGCCGACGGCGGTAACGGCGGCGACAACGCCGGAATCACCAGTCGGGGAGGTGACGGCGGTGACGGCGGTAACGGCGGGGCCAGCACCACCGGGGCCGGCGCCAACGGCGCCGACGGCGGCAACGGCGGCAACGGCGGCGCCAACGCCGGATCAAGCAGTGCCGGCGGTGACGGCGGTGCCGGCGGTGACGGCGGTGACGGTAACGGCGGTGAGGGCGACGACGGCTTGGACGGCCTCCCCGCGGTCGGCAGCGCGGGCGGCCAAGGCGGTGACGGCGGTGACGGTGGGCCCGCCGACTAG
- a CDS encoding PE family protein, which yields MSLVIAAPEVIATAATDLAGLGSTISAANAAAAANTTTVLTAGTDEVSTAIAALFSAHAADYQLLSTQVAQFHQQFVQALTSAGGAYAGAEALNASAQSVEQDLLAVINAPTQFLLGRPLIGNGADGAPGTGANGGAGGILFGNGGAGGSGAPGQVGGAGGAAGLIGHGGRGGAGGTGAVGAAGGAGGAGGWLLGNGGVGGFGGVGSVGAGGIGGAGGAAVGLFGHGGAGGLGGSGAAVGGSGGTGGGGGRGGLFYGDGGAGGAGGSGAGAGAGGSGGSAVVIGHGGVGGAGAAGAAGDMGATLGAAGTDGSSGGAGGAGGNGGWLFGAGGTGGAGGFGGDGGQGANGDMAINAGRGGDGGDGGNPGAGGAGGRGGLIGANGAAGQTTSGGNGGTGGNGADAMGVVGDTGDTGGAGGDGGAGGLVGDGGAGGAGGAGAGGPDSAAGNSVGGRGGDGGVGGAGGAISGDGGLGGRGGDGGTGGDNANGLGIGGRGGDGGDGGASTTGTGGNGATGGNGGTPGANAGSSIGGAGGDGGDGGFGATAGGDGGNGGLATDSRDDNNSFSIGGRGGDGGNGGDSGGTAGAAGAATDGGNGGDNAAISAGGRGGDGGDGGASSSGAGANGAAGGNGGTAGANAGSSVGGAGGDGGDGGFGATAGGDGGNGGLAADGRDDNTNGDSVGGVGGDGGNGGDSDGVAGAAGAAADGGNGGDNAANSEGGDGGDGGDGGASTTGAGANGAAGGNGGTAGTNSTSSFGGDGGDGGNGGFGATAGGDGGDGGLAADGRDDNTNGDSFGGNGGDGGNGGDSDGVAGAAGAAADGGNGGNNAANSDGGRGGDGGDGGASSTGAGANGAAGGNGGTAGTDSTSSFGGDGGSGGDGGFGATAGGDGGNGGLAANGRDDNTTGTSTGGSGGNGGNGGDSDGLAGAAGAAADGGNGGANAGSASFGGRGGDGGDGGASTTGAGANGAGGGNGGTAGINSRSSFGGGGGDGGDGGFGATAGGDGGNGGLATDGHDDNTNGVSRGGSGGDGGNGGDSNGTPGAAGAATDGGNGGDNADSSQGGRGGDGGDGGASTTGAGANGAGGGNGGNPGANSVDSFGGSGGSGGDGGFGATAGGDGGDGGLAADGRDDNINGASAGGRGGDGGNGGDSDGIAGAAGTATAGGNGGANANNSQGGRGGDGGNGGASTTGAGANGADGGNGGNGGANSGTSAGGFGGTGGDGGDGNGGEGDDGLDGLPAVGSAGGQGGDGGDGGPAD from the coding sequence ATGTCTTTGGTGATCGCGGCCCCGGAGGTTATCGCCACGGCGGCAACGGATCTGGCCGGTCTGGGTTCCACCATCAGCGCGGCCAATGCCGCCGCGGCGGCTAACACGACGACAGTGTTGACCGCCGGCACCGATGAGGTGTCGACGGCCATCGCGGCCCTGTTTTCCGCGCACGCCGCCGACTATCAGCTGCTCAGCACCCAGGTGGCACAGTTTCATCAGCAGTTCGTGCAAGCGCTGACCAGCGCTGGGGGGGCCTATGCGGGTGCTGAGGCGCTCAACGCGTCGGCGCAAAGCGTCGAACAAGACCTGCTCGCGGTCATCAACGCCCCCACCCAATTCTTGTTGGGGCGCCCGCTGATCGGTAACGGCGCCGACGGGGCTCCCGGCACCGGGGCCAACGGGGGGGCCGGTGGGATCCTGTTCGGCAATGGCGGGGCCGGCGGGTCCGGGGCACCCGGGCAAGTCGGTGGTGCGGGTGGGGCTGCGGGGTTGATCGGCCATGGTGGCCGTGGTGGGGCCGGCGGGACGGGCGCCGTGGGCGCGGCGGGCGGTGCCGGTGGGGCCGGTGGCTGGCTGCTGGGCAACGGCGGTGTCGGTGGGTTCGGGGGCGTGGGCAGCGTCGGTGCCGGCGGGATCGGGGGGGCTGGCGGCGCGGCGGTGGGGTTGTTCGGTCATGGCGGGGCCGGTGGCCTCGGCGGCAGCGGCGCTGCGGTGGGCGGCAGCGGTGGCACCGGTGGGGGTGGTGGCCGCGGCGGATTGTTCTACGGCGACGGCGGTGCGGGTGGGGCCGGGGGTAGCGGTGCTGGCGCGGGTGCCGGCGGTAGCGGCGGCAGCGCGGTGGTGATCGGCCACGGTGGCGTGGGTGGTGCTGGCGCGGCCGGCGCCGCCGGTGATATGGGCGCGACGCTGGGGGCGGCGGGCACCGACGGATCTTCCGGTGGGGCCGGTGGGGCCGGCGGTAACGGTGGGTGGTTGTTCGGTGCTGGCGGTACGGGTGGTGCCGGTGGCTTCGGTGGTGACGGCGGTCAGGGTGCCAACGGCGACATGGCGATCAATGCTGGTCGCGGCGGTGACGGTGGCGATGGTGGGAACCCCGGGGCGGGTGGGGCCGGTGGGCGTGGCGGTCTTATCGGTGCGAATGGCGCAGCTGGGCAAACGACTAGCGGGGGTAACGGCGGCACCGGCGGCAACGGTGCCGATGCTATGGGCGTCGTCGGCGACACCGGCGACACCGGCGGCGCTGGCGGTGACGGCGGTGCTGGCGGGTTGGTCGGCGACGGAGGGGCCGGCGGAGCCGGCGGGGCTGGTGCCGGCGGCCCTGACAGCGCCGCCGGTAACAGTGTCGGTGGTCGCGGCGGGGACGGCGGGGTCGGCGGTGCTGGCGGTGCCATCAGTGGTGACGGCGGCCTCGGCGGTCGCGGCGGTGATGGCGGCACCGGCGGCGACAACGCCAACGGCCTCGGTATTGGTGGTCGCGGTGGTGACGGCGGTGACGGCGGCGCCAGCACCACCGGGACCGGAGGCAACGGCGCGACGGGCGGCAACGGCGGCACCCCCGGCGCCAACGCCGGCAGCAGCATCGGCGGTGCCGGCGGTGATGGCGGTGACGGCGGATTCGGGGCCACCGCCGGCGGCGACGGCGGCAACGGCGGTCTGGCCACTGACAGCCGCGACGACAACAACTCATTCAGTATCGGCGGTCGCGGCGGTGACGGCGGTAACGGCGGCGACAGCGGCGGGACCGCCGGGGCCGCCGGTGCGGCCACTGACGGCGGTAACGGCGGCGACAACGCCGCAATCAGTGCGGGTGGTCGCGGCGGTGACGGTGGTGATGGCGGTGCGAGCTCCAGCGGGGCCGGCGCCAACGGGGCGGCGGGCGGCAACGGCGGAACCGCCGGTGCCAACGCCGGCAGCAGTGTCGGCGGTGCCGGCGGTGACGGCGGTGACGGCGGATTCGGGGCCACCGCCGGCGGCGACGGCGGCAACGGCGGTCTGGCCGCCGACGGCCGCGACGACAACACCAACGGCGACAGTGTCGGCGGTGTCGGCGGTGACGGCGGCAACGGCGGCGACAGCGACGGGGTCGCCGGGGCCGCCGGCGCGGCCGCTGACGGCGGCAACGGCGGCGACAACGCCGCAAACAGTGAGGGTGGTGACGGTGGTGACGGTGGTGATGGCGGCGCCAGCACCACCGGAGCCGGCGCAAACGGGGCGGCGGGCGGCAACGGCGGCACCGCCGGCACCAACTCCACCAGCAGTTTCGGCGGTGACGGCGGTGACGGCGGTAACGGCGGATTCGGGGCCACCGCCGGCGGCGACGGCGGCGACGGCGGTCTGGCCGCTGACGGCCGCGACGACAACACCAACGGCGACAGTTTCGGCGGCAACGGCGGTGACGGCGGCAACGGCGGCGACAGCGACGGCGTTGCCGGGGCCGCTGGCGCCGCCGCCGACGGCGGCAACGGCGGCAACAACGCCGCCAACAGTGACGGTGGTCGCGGCGGTGACGGTGGTGACGGCGGCGCCAGCAGCACCGGGGCGGGCGCCAACGGCGCGGCGGGCGGTAACGGCGGCACCGCCGGCACCGACTCCACCAGCAGTTTCGGCGGTGACGGCGGTTCTGGCGGTGATGGCGGATTCGGGGCCACCGCCGGCGGCGACGGCGGCAACGGCGGTCTGGCCGCTAACGGCCGCGACGACAACACCACCGGCACCAGTACCGGCGGTAGCGGCGGCAACGGCGGTAACGGCGGCGACAGCGACGGGCTCGCCGGGGCCGCCGGCGCGGCCGCCGACGGCGGTAACGGCGGCGCCAACGCCGGATCAGCCAGTTTCGGCGGTCGCGGTGGTGACGGCGGTGACGGCGGGGCCAGCACCACCGGGGCCGGCGCCAACGGCGCGGGCGGCGGCAACGGCGGCACCGCCGGCATCAACTCCCGCAGCAGTTTCGGCGGTGGCGGCGGTGATGGCGGTGACGGCGGATTCGGGGCCACCGCCGGCGGCGACGGCGGCAACGGCGGTCTGGCCACTGACGGCCACGACGACAACACCAACGGCGTCAGTCGCGGCGGTAGCGGCGGTGACGGGGGCAACGGCGGCGACAGCAACGGGACACCCGGGGCCGCCGGCGCGGCCACCGACGGCGGCAACGGCGGCGACAACGCCGACAGCAGTCAGGGCGGTCGTGGCGGTGACGGTGGTGACGGCGGTGCCAGCACCACCGGGGCCGGCGCCAACGGCGCGGGCGGCGGCAACGGCGGCAACCCCGGCGCCAACTCCGTCGACAGTTTCGGCGGTTCCGGCGGGTCCGGCGGTGATGGCGGATTCGGTGCCACTGCCGGCGGCGACGGCGGTGACGGCGGTCTAGCCGCTGACGGCCGCGACGACAACATCAATGGCGCCAGTGCCGGTGGTCGCGGCGGTGACGGCGGTAATGGCGGTGACAGCGACGGGATTGCCGGGGCCGCCGGCACGGCCACCGCCGGCGGCAACGGCGGCGCCAACGCCAACAACAGTCAGGGCGGTCGCGGCGGTGACGGCGGTAACGGCGGGGCCAGCACCACCGGGGCCGGCGCCAACGGCGCCGACGGCGGCAACGGCGGCAACGGCGGCGCCAACTCCGGCACCAGTGCCGGCGGTTTCGGCGGTACCGGCGGTGACGGCGGTGACGGTAACGGCGGTGAGGGCGACGACGGCTTGGACGGCCTCCCCGCGGTCGGCAGCGCGGGCGGCCAAGGCGGTGACGGCGGTGACGGTGGGCCCGCCGACTAG
- a CDS encoding PE family protein gives MSFVIAAPEVIATAATDLAGLGSTISAANAAAAANTTTVLAAGTDEVSGAVAALFSAHAADYQVLSTQVAQFHQQFVHALTSAGGAYAGAEALNASAQSVEQDLLAVINAPTQFLLGRPLIGNGANGAPGTGAAGGAGGILFGNGGAGGSGAPGQVGGAGGAAGLIGNGGRGGAGGTGLVGAAGGAGGAGGWLLGNGGAGGIGGVGVVGAGGIGGAGGAPLGFFGHGGAGGVGGTSVAVGGSGGTGGVGGSGGLFYGDGGAGGAGGSGDLAGAGGKGGIALLIGNGGVGGAGAAGAAGDVGATLGAAGTDGSPGGAGGAGGNGGLLFGAGGAGGAGGLGGDGGAGANGDITLNAGRGGDGGNGGNPGAGGAGGSGGLIGANGAAGQTTSGGNGGNGGNGADATAVGTDGGVGGDGGDGGLVGDGGTGGVGGAGASGPDSAVDNSVGGRGGDGGVGGTGGAISGDGGNGGRGGDGGAGGANAGLTSQGGRGGDGGEGGASTTGAGGNGGAGGKGGTSGANSVNSLGGDGGSGGVGGTGGAITGDGGIGGRGGDGGAGGANASAISEGGRGGDGGEGGASTTRAGGNGGAGGNGGTPGTNSLNSVGGDGGSGGDGGFGATVGGDGGAGGLGAAGADDNTTSGSFSQGGRGGDGGTGGATTTGTGGAGGAGGTGGNGGANAGALGDGSSEAGRGGDGGDGGASTTGTGGSGAAGGTGGTGGANSAGNSFGGAGGSGGDGGFGGSVGGDGGAGGLAGDAGDETNLFSDGGRGGDGGNGGDSDVVAGAAGAAGAGGNGGANSGSSQGGRGGDGGNGGASITGTGANGGTGGNGGNPGANSTNGNGGDGGSGGDGGFGATAGGDGGDGGLAADGADDAVIGSAGGRGGDGGNGGDSDGVAGAAGAATDGGNGGDAILFSEGGRGGDGGDGGASTTGAGANGANGGNGGTAGSAGGSVGGGGGSGGDGGFGATAGGDGGTGGLAADGRDDSGGNSTGGRGGDGGNGGDSDGTAGAAGAATNGGDGGDNAGNLSVGGPGGDGGNGGTSSTGAGANGADGGNGGNGGANAGSSSDGGDGGAGGNGGAGSGGTGDDGIVGDPAVGSAGGQGGDGGDGGPAA, from the coding sequence ATGTCTTTTGTGATCGCGGCACCGGAGGTTATCGCGACAGCGGCAACGGATCTGGCCGGTCTTGGTTCGACCATCAGCGCGGCCAATGCCGCCGCGGCGGCTAACACGACGACGGTGTTGGCCGCCGGCACGGATGAGGTGTCGGGGGCCGTTGCGGCCCTGTTTTCCGCTCACGCCGCCGACTATCAGGTACTCAGCACCCAGGTGGCACAGTTTCATCAGCAGTTCGTCCACGCGCTAACCAGCGCTGGGGGGGCCTATGCGGGTGCTGAGGCGCTCAACGCGTCAGCGCAAAGCGTCGAACAAGACCTGCTCGCGGTCATCAACGCCCCCACCCAATTCTTGTTGGGGCGCCCGCTGATCGGTAACGGCGCCAACGGGGCTCCCGGCACCGGGGCTGCCGGCGGGGCCGGCGGGATCCTGTTCGGTAATGGCGGGGCCGGCGGGTCCGGGGCGCCCGGGCAGGTTGGTGGGGCTGGTGGGGCTGCGGGGTTGATCGGCAATGGTGGCCGTGGTGGGGCCGGCGGGACAGGCCTCGTGGGCGCGGCGGGCGGTGCCGGTGGGGCCGGTGGATGGCTACTGGGCAATGGTGGTGCCGGTGGGATTGGGGGTGTAGGCGTCGTCGGTGCCGGCGGGATCGGTGGGGCTGGCGGCGCGCCGCTGGGGTTCTTCGGTCACGGCGGGGCCGGTGGGGTCGGCGGGACCAGCGTTGCCGTGGGCGGCAGCGGTGGCACCGGTGGGGTTGGTGGCAGCGGAGGGTTGTTCTACGGCGACGGCGGGGCGGGTGGGGCCGGGGGTAGCGGTGACCTCGCGGGTGCCGGCGGAAAAGGCGGCATCGCGCTGTTGATCGGCAACGGCGGAGTGGGCGGTGCCGGCGCGGCTGGCGCCGCCGGTGATGTGGGCGCGACACTGGGGGCGGCGGGCACCGACGGCTCTCCCGGTGGGGCCGGTGGGGCCGGCGGCAACGGTGGGCTGCTGTTCGGTGCTGGCGGCGCGGGTGGTGCCGGTGGCCTCGGGGGTGACGGCGGCGCCGGCGCCAACGGCGACATCACCCTCAATGCCGGTCGCGGCGGTGACGGCGGCAACGGCGGCAACCCCGGGGCGGGTGGGGCCGGTGGCAGTGGCGGTCTTATCGGCGCGAACGGCGCAGCTGGACAAACGACCAGCGGGGGTAACGGCGGCAACGGCGGCAACGGTGCCGACGCCACGGCCGTCGGCACCGATGGCGGTGTCGGCGGTGACGGCGGTGACGGCGGGTTGGTCGGCGATGGTGGCACCGGCGGAGTTGGCGGGGCTGGCGCCAGCGGCCCCGACAGCGCCGTCGATAACAGTGTCGGTGGTCGCGGCGGTGACGGCGGGGTCGGCGGTACTGGTGGTGCTATCAGTGGTGACGGCGGCAACGGCGGTCGCGGCGGTGATGGCGGCGCCGGCGGCGCCAACGCCGGACTCACAAGTCAGGGTGGTCGCGGCGGCGACGGCGGTGAGGGTGGCGCGAGCACCACCGGGGCCGGCGGCAACGGCGGGGCGGGCGGCAAGGGCGGCACCTCCGGCGCCAACTCCGTCAACAGTCTCGGCGGTGACGGCGGTTCTGGCGGGGTCGGCGGTACTGGCGGTGCTATCACTGGTGACGGCGGCATCGGCGGTCGCGGCGGCGACGGCGGCGCCGGCGGCGCCAACGCCTCCGCCATCAGTGAGGGCGGTCGCGGCGGCGACGGCGGTGAGGGTGGCGCCAGCACTACCAGGGCCGGCGGCAATGGCGGGGCGGGCGGCAACGGCGGCACCCCAGGTACCAACTCCCTCAACAGTGTCGGCGGTGACGGCGGTTCTGGCGGTGACGGCGGATTCGGGGCCACCGTCGGCGGCGACGGCGGGGCTGGCGGTCTGGGCGCTGCTGGCGCCGACGACAACACCACCTCCGGAAGCTTCAGTCAGGGTGGTCGCGGCGGCGACGGCGGTACCGGCGGCGCCACCACCACCGGGACGGGCGGCGCCGGCGGCGCCGGCGGCACCGGCGGCAACGGCGGCGCCAACGCCGGCGCACTTGGCGACGGATCCAGTGAGGCTGGTCGCGGCGGTGACGGTGGTGACGGCGGCGCCAGCACCACCGGGACCGGCGGCAGCGGGGCGGCGGGCGGCACCGGCGGCACCGGCGGCGCCAACTCCGCCGGAAACAGTTTCGGCGGTGCCGGCGGTTCTGGCGGTGACGGTGGATTCGGCGGCAGCGTCGGCGGCGATGGCGGGGCCGGCGGGCTGGCCGGTGATGCCGGCGACGAGACCAATCTGTTTAGTGACGGTGGTCGCGGCGGCGACGGCGGTAACGGCGGCGACAGCGACGTCGTTGCCGGGGCCGCCGGCGCGGCCGGCGCCGGCGGCAACGGCGGCGCCAACTCCGGATCCAGTCAGGGTGGTCGTGGCGGTGACGGCGGTAACGGCGGCGCCAGCATCACCGGGACCGGCGCCAACGGCGGGACGGGCGGCAACGGCGGCAACCCCGGCGCCAACTCCACCAACGGTAACGGCGGTGACGGCGGTTCTGGCGGTGACGGCGGATTCGGGGCCACCGCCGGCGGCGACGGCGGTGACGGCGGTCTGGCCGCCGATGGCGCCGATGACGCTGTCATCGGAAGTGCCGGCGGTCGCGGCGGTGACGGTGGTAACGGCGGCGACAGCGACGGGGTTGCTGGGGCCGCTGGCGCGGCCACCGACGGCGGTAACGGCGGCGACGCCATCCTATTCAGTGAGGGTGGTCGTGGTGGTGACGGCGGTGACGGCGGCGCCAGCACCACCGGGGCCGGCGCCAACGGTGCCAACGGCGGCAACGGCGGCACCGCCGGCAGCGCTGGCGGCAGTGTCGGCGGTGGCGGCGGTTCTGGCGGTGACGGCGGATTCGGGGCCACCGCCGGCGGCGACGGCGGCACCGGTGGTCTAGCCGCTGACGGCCGCGACGACAGCGGCGGCAACAGTACCGGCGGTCGCGGCGGAGACGGCGGCAACGGCGGCGACAGCGACGGGACAGCCGGGGCCGCAGGCGCGGCCACTAACGGCGGCGACGGCGGCGACAACGCCGGCAACTTGAGTGTGGGCGGTCCCGGCGGTGACGGCGGCAACGGCGGGACCAGCAGCACCGGGGCCGGCGCCAACGGCGCCGACGGCGGCAACGGCGGCAACGGCGGCGCCAACGCCGGATCAAGCAGTGACGGCGGTGACGGCGGTGCCGGCGGCAACGGCGGTGCCGGTAGCGGTGGAACCGGCGACGACGGCATCGTCGGTGACCCCGCGGTCGGCAGCGCGGGTGGCCAGGGCGGTGACGGCGGTGACGGCGGGCCCGCCGCCTAG